From Tepidisphaeraceae bacterium, one genomic window encodes:
- the proS gene encoding proline--tRNA ligase, protein MAKNIKPRSEDYAQWYLDVIKAAQLADYSPVRGCMVIRPEGFAVWEAIQRDLDRRFKETGHVNAYFPLLIPQSFLAKEAQHVEGFAMECAVVTHSKLEKDPDKPGTLRPAGELEEPLVVRPTSETIIGHMYAQWIQSYRDLPVLINQWCNVMRWELRTRLFLRTAEFLWQEGHTAHETGEQAQEETLRMLDVYERFAEDFLAIPVIKGYKTESEKFPGADTTYAIEALMQDGKALQAGTSHNLGQNFAKAFDIKYLGRDQQQAHCHTTSWGVSTRLIGAMIMAHSDDEGLIIPPHAAPNVAAIVPIFKTPEERETVAGFIDKILVELVGQTEVEAAKKRASSDIASYFFDKVTGQKIVVDWRDARPGDKQYHWEQRGVPFRMEVGPRDVAGGVFVLKHRLDRSKAITNLTDVSPDWLRGLLADMHTKLFGRAKAFRDANTHTATTYDELKSIIAGKGGFVRCFFKPGREAEQKIKEETKATVRCVPLEQTGETGKCIFTGEETNVQVLFATAY, encoded by the coding sequence ATGGCCAAGAACATCAAGCCTCGCAGTGAAGACTACGCGCAGTGGTACCTCGACGTGATCAAGGCCGCGCAGCTGGCGGATTATTCGCCGGTGCGTGGGTGCATGGTCATTCGGCCGGAAGGGTTCGCCGTCTGGGAGGCCATTCAGCGCGACCTCGATCGGCGGTTCAAGGAGACCGGCCACGTCAACGCGTACTTCCCGCTGCTGATACCGCAGTCGTTCCTGGCCAAGGAGGCGCAGCACGTCGAGGGGTTCGCGATGGAGTGCGCGGTCGTCACGCACTCGAAGCTTGAAAAGGACCCGGACAAGCCCGGCACGTTGCGCCCGGCCGGCGAGTTGGAAGAACCATTGGTCGTGCGGCCGACGAGCGAGACGATCATCGGCCACATGTACGCGCAGTGGATCCAGAGCTACCGCGACCTGCCCGTGCTGATCAACCAGTGGTGCAACGTGATGCGGTGGGAACTGCGCACGCGCCTGTTCCTGCGCACGGCCGAGTTTTTGTGGCAGGAAGGGCACACCGCCCACGAGACCGGCGAGCAGGCGCAGGAGGAGACGCTGCGCATGCTCGACGTGTACGAGCGCTTCGCCGAAGACTTTTTGGCCATCCCGGTCATCAAGGGCTACAAGACCGAGAGCGAGAAGTTCCCCGGCGCCGACACGACGTACGCCATCGAAGCCCTCATGCAGGACGGCAAGGCCCTGCAGGCCGGCACCAGCCATAACCTTGGTCAGAACTTCGCCAAGGCGTTCGACATCAAGTACCTCGGGCGCGATCAGCAGCAGGCGCACTGCCACACGACCAGTTGGGGCGTTAGCACGCGTTTGATCGGCGCGATGATCATGGCGCACAGCGACGACGAGGGCCTCATCATCCCGCCGCATGCCGCGCCGAACGTGGCGGCGATCGTGCCGATCTTCAAGACGCCGGAAGAACGCGAGACCGTGGCCGGCTTTATCGACAAGATCCTGGTCGAACTCGTCGGCCAGACCGAGGTGGAGGCCGCGAAGAAGCGGGCCAGTTCGGACATCGCCAGCTACTTCTTCGACAAGGTGACCGGCCAGAAGATCGTCGTCGACTGGCGCGATGCACGGCCCGGCGACAAGCAGTACCACTGGGAACAGCGCGGCGTGCCGTTCCGCATGGAGGTTGGCCCGCGCGACGTGGCGGGGGGCGTGTTCGTGCTGAAGCATCGGCTGGACCGCTCGAAAGCCATCACGAATCTCACCGATGTCTCGCCCGACTGGCTGCGCGGTTTGCTGGCCGACATGCACACGAAGTTGTTCGGCCGCGCCAAGGCGTTCCGCGATGCCAACACGCACACGGCCACCACGTACGACGAGCTGAAGTCGATCATCGCGGGCAAGGGTGGCTTCGTCCGCTGCTTCTTCAAGCCCGGCCGCGAGGCGGAGCAGAAGATCAAGGAAGAAACGAAGGCGACCGTCCGCTGCGTGCCGCTCGAGCAGACAGGCGAGACCGGCAAGTGCATCTTCACCGGTGAAGAGACCAACGTGCAGGTACTGTTCGCGACGGCGTATTAG
- a CDS encoding arginyltransferase, which yields MSADVPISYCDYPSIPPPVRVSLTLLPEHQCPYLPDRMAQYRGCRADLLPPELYRRFMDANFRRSGTVLYQPVCRGCRLCIQLRVPVARFQPSKSQRRCGRRNADLRVEVAVPKLTDEKFDLYRRYVLDWHGQPTEEPTGEDLERFLYEPCTETREFTYRDAAGQLMAVGICDVSDASLSSVYFYFDPRHAARGLGTYGALYELAWAAERNVQHYYLGYWVAGCTTMHYKMSYAPAELLGADGRWRDAAPGRA from the coding sequence ATGTCCGCCGACGTGCCCATCTCGTACTGCGACTATCCCTCCATTCCACCGCCGGTGCGCGTGAGCCTGACGTTGTTGCCGGAGCACCAATGTCCGTACCTGCCGGACCGGATGGCGCAGTACCGCGGCTGCCGGGCCGACTTGTTGCCGCCGGAGCTATACCGGCGGTTCATGGATGCCAATTTCCGTCGCAGCGGCACGGTGCTGTACCAGCCGGTGTGCCGTGGGTGCCGGTTGTGCATTCAGCTGCGCGTGCCGGTGGCGCGCTTCCAACCCAGCAAGTCGCAGCGGCGCTGCGGGCGGCGGAACGCCGATCTGCGCGTTGAGGTGGCGGTGCCAAAATTGACCGACGAGAAGTTCGATTTGTACCGCCGGTACGTGCTCGACTGGCACGGCCAACCCACCGAGGAACCGACGGGCGAGGACCTCGAACGCTTCCTGTACGAACCCTGCACCGAGACGCGCGAGTTCACCTACCGCGACGCCGCGGGGCAGCTGATGGCAGTCGGCATCTGCGACGTGAGCGACGCCTCGCTCAGCAGCGTCTACTTCTACTTCGACCCGCGCCACGCGGCCCGCGGGCTCGGCACGTACGGCGCGCTGTACGAATTGGCGTGGGCCGCCGAGCGCAACGTGCAACACTATTACCTCGGCTACTGGGTTGCAGGATGCACTACAATGCACTACAAAATGTCATACGCGCCGGCGGAGTTGCTGGGCGCAGATGGACGGTGGCGTGACGCGGCGCCGGGACGGGCTTGA
- a CDS encoding response regulator, which yields MTQDAVNSTVKKLKILVVEDHAPTRLAMTRLIRQAGADVQSARDGEEALGFLLTQRFDVLLTDLRMPVMDGFELLHHAMKLPESHRPKRVIAISGEYGAGALHGQPVSFLAKPFNLDVLLEMLSGKPN from the coding sequence ATGACACAGGACGCCGTTAACTCTACGGTAAAGAAGTTGAAGATCTTAGTTGTTGAAGATCACGCCCCGACCCGACTCGCGATGACTCGCCTCATCCGGCAGGCCGGCGCCGACGTGCAGAGCGCCCGCGACGGTGAAGAGGCGCTGGGGTTCCTGCTCACCCAGCGGTTCGACGTGCTGCTGACCGACCTGCGCATGCCCGTCATGGACGGCTTCGAGCTGCTGCACCACGCGATGAAACTCCCCGAAAGCCACCGCCCCAAGCGCGTGATCGCGATCTCCGGCGAGTACGGCGCCGGCGCCCTGCACGGCCAACCCGTCTCGTTTCTCGCCAAGCCCTTCAACCTCGACGTGCTGCTGGAAATGCTCAGCGGCAAGCCGAACTAG
- a CDS encoding radical SAM protein, whose translation MAMPSLDDVGINDESFKSLACSGQRDAADRRARGQLGLALSDMAVTHIMAGRRDEALRILRQAGDLAPHEQLVFHNLLATLSGGKLLRDGELTTLKHRLIDLLPQTTWAADYRPLLFLPRFLNLEFVSGKCNLHCRMCVGVQDEKYPNKFEAMPVEAFESILLAAPTISGITLSSGNSDPLLHPHIERVVRFSKEHDVRLDIYTNGHPLTEARAKLFVETGAVQMLNVSLDAATPEMYRKIRGADLGRVLKNVERLQQLKSAAGAGLPWLSLSIVAMADNIHELPAFVRMAAELGAGRVNIEDLIGWEDRKSDNRHATDNPACADLLRESVELAAQLKVKIFVPEGLRRVMEASQRVAATAGSTVPVATSVADPAAQELQSCSWAEGLYVNGDASISPCCMVHDVADMGSVNDGPLQENAKYNKVKELLFSGKVFNDCTGRPCEYVQQQKALGIPLNYITDADLGDLLPRRKRAVAPVELTVNGLRPSASAAA comes from the coding sequence ATGGCAATGCCTTCGCTGGACGATGTGGGAATCAACGATGAGTCGTTCAAATCGCTCGCCTGTTCAGGCCAGCGCGACGCGGCCGACCGGCGCGCGCGCGGGCAACTGGGGCTGGCGCTGAGCGACATGGCCGTCACGCACATCATGGCGGGTCGCCGCGACGAGGCGCTGCGCATCCTGCGTCAGGCGGGCGACCTGGCGCCGCACGAGCAGCTGGTTTTCCACAACCTGCTGGCCACTTTGAGCGGCGGCAAGCTGCTGCGCGACGGCGAGTTGACGACGCTCAAGCATCGGCTGATCGATCTGCTGCCACAGACCACCTGGGCGGCCGACTACCGCCCGCTGTTGTTCCTGCCGCGATTTCTGAACCTCGAGTTCGTGTCGGGCAAGTGCAACCTGCATTGCCGCATGTGCGTCGGCGTGCAGGACGAGAAGTACCCGAACAAGTTTGAGGCGATGCCCGTTGAGGCGTTCGAGAGCATCCTGCTGGCCGCCCCGACCATCAGTGGCATCACGCTCAGTTCCGGCAACAGCGACCCGCTGCTGCACCCGCACATCGAGCGGGTGGTGCGGTTCAGCAAGGAGCACGATGTCCGGCTGGACATCTACACGAACGGGCACCCGCTGACCGAGGCGCGCGCCAAGCTGTTCGTCGAGACCGGCGCGGTGCAGATGCTGAACGTCTCGCTGGACGCCGCCACGCCCGAGATGTATCGAAAGATTCGCGGGGCGGACCTCGGGCGCGTGCTGAAGAACGTCGAGCGCCTGCAGCAACTGAAGAGCGCCGCCGGCGCGGGGCTGCCGTGGTTGTCGCTGTCGATCGTCGCGATGGCCGACAACATCCACGAGCTGCCGGCGTTCGTGCGCATGGCCGCTGAGTTGGGGGCGGGTCGCGTGAACATCGAGGATCTGATCGGCTGGGAAGATCGCAAGAGCGACAACCGCCATGCCACCGACAACCCGGCCTGCGCCGACCTGCTGCGCGAGTCGGTGGAACTGGCGGCGCAACTGAAGGTGAAGATCTTCGTGCCCGAAGGCCTTCGCCGGGTGATGGAAGCGTCGCAGCGGGTCGCGGCAACCGCAGGTTCGACCGTGCCGGTCGCCACCAGCGTTGCCGACCCAGCGGCGCAGGAACTGCAGAGCTGCTCGTGGGCCGAGGGGCTTTACGTGAATGGTGACGCGTCGATCAGCCCCTGCTGCATGGTGCACGACGTCGCCGACATGGGTTCGGTGAACGATGGGCCGCTGCAGGAGAACGCGAAGTACAATAAGGTGAAGGAGCTGCTGTTCAGCGGCAAGGTCTTCAACGACTGCACCGGCCGGCCATGCGAATACGTGCAGCAACAGAAGGCGCTTGGCATCCCGTTGAACTACATTACCGACGCCGACCTCGGCGACCTGTTGCCACGCCGCAAGCGCGCTGTCGCACCGGTTGAGCTGACGGTGAATGGGCTGCGCCCGTCCGCGAGTGCAGCGGCGTAG
- the lexA gene encoding transcriptional repressor LexA — MNLTPRQLDVVVAIRNYRHIHGYAPTMQELADQLGTSKVTIFEHVGALEKKRVLRRDKHKARSLELVSDERLPDENRSTKLPLLGNIAAGSPIEAVENREELDLEEMFSAKAGVYVLRVRGESMIEDHLCDGDYVVIERRESARNGEQVVALLDSGEATLKRWYKEPGNRVRLQPANHTMEPRVLPADQVRVQGVVIGVLRSYMN, encoded by the coding sequence ATGAATCTCACTCCTCGCCAGCTCGACGTCGTTGTCGCGATCCGGAATTATCGCCACATTCACGGTTACGCCCCCACCATGCAGGAATTGGCCGACCAGTTGGGCACGAGCAAGGTGACCATCTTTGAGCACGTCGGCGCCTTGGAGAAGAAGCGCGTCCTTCGGCGAGACAAGCACAAGGCCCGCTCGCTGGAGCTGGTCTCCGATGAACGCCTGCCCGACGAGAATCGCAGCACGAAGCTGCCCCTTTTGGGCAACATCGCTGCCGGTTCCCCAATCGAAGCCGTGGAAAACCGGGAAGAGCTGGACCTGGAAGAGATGTTCAGCGCCAAGGCGGGCGTGTACGTCCTGCGCGTGCGTGGCGAGAGCATGATCGAAGATCACCTGTGCGACGGCGACTACGTCGTCATCGAACGCCGTGAGTCCGCCCGCAACGGCGAGCAGGTCGTGGCGCTGCTGGATTCCGGTGAGGCCACGCTGAAGCGCTGGTACAAGGAGCCGGGCAACCGCGTGCGCCTGCAACCTGCCAACCACACGATGGAGCCCCGCGTGCTGCCGGCTGACCAGGTCCGCGTGCAGGGCGTGGTCATCGGCGTGCTGCGTAGCTACATGAACTAA
- a CDS encoding putative motility protein: MDLTAVMSGIQTSKVNSQINIAVAKKMLDVQKQAGANVLQMLQAATTGPAAAGDALVAAATGLGGTIDAYA; encoded by the coding sequence ATGGATCTCACAGCCGTCATGTCGGGCATTCAGACCTCAAAGGTCAACAGCCAGATCAACATCGCCGTGGCGAAGAAGATGCTGGACGTGCAGAAGCAGGCGGGGGCGAACGTGCTCCAAATGCTGCAGGCCGCCACGACTGGTCCTGCCGCCGCGGGCGACGCGCTGGTGGCGGCGGCGACGGGACTCGGTGGCACGATCGACGCGTACGCGTAA
- a CDS encoding sigma-70 family RNA polymerase sigma factor: MAVRRTQHADEAKAGARSTPSALPTPGKPAKPPLPAIDEPGDLQPIALGRASDEDLMRRTQMGDRQAYSLLYERYNASVLSYLYRMLGNAEDVESIGQEVFLRAFRFAPTYKYPAKLSTWLFTITRNLAINHARRRKRSPVRNVTELNLEGHDASGDPYQVATRATDDVEKQEEIVRVLTALDDLPSDQKEVIVMGVFQDLSYAEMEEITGTKAVTLRSRMFHGLKRLAKMAGGEGNDQAPMPNK, translated from the coding sequence ATGGCGGTTCGGCGGACACAGCATGCGGACGAGGCCAAAGCGGGCGCACGGTCCACGCCGTCCGCCTTACCCACGCCCGGCAAGCCGGCCAAGCCACCGTTGCCCGCCATCGACGAGCCGGGCGACCTCCAGCCGATCGCGCTCGGTCGCGCCAGTGATGAAGACCTGATGCGCCGCACGCAGATGGGCGATCGCCAGGCCTACAGCCTGCTCTACGAGCGGTACAACGCGTCCGTGCTGTCGTACCTTTACCGCATGCTCGGCAACGCGGAAGACGTCGAGTCGATCGGCCAGGAAGTCTTCCTTCGCGCGTTCCGCTTTGCCCCCACGTACAAGTACCCGGCTAAGCTCTCGACCTGGCTGTTCACCATCACGCGCAATCTCGCGATTAACCACGCCCGCAGGCGCAAGCGCAGCCCGGTGCGAAACGTGACCGAGCTAAACTTAGAGGGTCACGATGCGTCGGGCGACCCATATCAGGTCGCGACGCGGGCCACGGATGATGTCGAAAAACAGGAAGAAATCGTGCGCGTCCTGACGGCCCTCGACGATCTGCCCAGCGATCAGAAAGAGGTGATCGTCATGGGCGTCTTCCAGGATCTGAGCTACGCCGAGATGGAAGAGATCACCGGCACCAAGGCCGTCACGCTTCGCTCGCGCATGTTCCACGGCCTGAAACGGCTGGCGAAGATGGCGGGTGGGGAGGGGAATGACCAAGCCCCAATGCCAAACAAATGA
- a CDS encoding MoxR family ATPase — protein MSSSIFNSSDVDSATAAGENDLAAAKYLGEAYHRVEAELSKVIVGQQRVIEELLIAIFARGHCLMQGVPGLAKTLLISTLSQTMDLSFQRIQFTPDLMPSDITGTDILQEDADTGRRRFEFQKGPIFANLLLADEINRTPPKTQAALLQAMQERQVTAGSHTFSLPDPFFVLATQNPIEQEGTYPLPEAQLDRFMFMVTVTYPTREDELEVLKRTTGDVRTSVAKVIDAAHVLQLQSIVRRVPVGDPVYHFALDIVRATRPNEPTASDFVRHWLSWGAGPRAGQYLILAGKARALIRGRLFVTIEDIEAVAAPVLRHRIVPNFNAEAEGVSVEQIIEKILTLVPRGKGERLL, from the coding sequence ATGTCTTCCTCCATCTTCAACTCCAGCGATGTCGATTCCGCCACCGCAGCCGGTGAGAACGACCTGGCCGCCGCCAAGTACCTCGGTGAAGCCTATCACCGCGTTGAAGCGGAACTGTCGAAGGTCATCGTGGGCCAGCAGCGCGTGATCGAGGAGTTGCTGATCGCCATCTTCGCGCGCGGCCACTGCCTGATGCAGGGCGTGCCGGGGCTCGCCAAGACCCTGTTGATCTCGACGCTGTCGCAGACGATGGATTTGTCGTTCCAGCGCATTCAGTTCACGCCCGACCTCATGCCGTCGGACATCACCGGCACCGACATCCTGCAGGAGGATGCCGACACCGGCCGCCGGCGGTTCGAGTTTCAGAAGGGGCCGATCTTCGCGAACCTGCTGCTGGCCGACGAGATCAACCGCACGCCCCCCAAGACGCAGGCGGCGCTGTTGCAGGCGATGCAGGAGCGTCAGGTGACGGCCGGCAGTCACACGTTCTCACTTCCCGATCCGTTCTTCGTGCTGGCGACGCAGAACCCGATCGAGCAGGAGGGTACGTACCCGCTGCCCGAGGCGCAGCTGGACCGTTTCATGTTCATGGTCACCGTGACCTACCCGACGCGCGAGGACGAGCTGGAGGTGCTGAAGCGCACGACCGGCGACGTGCGCACGAGCGTGGCGAAGGTGATCGACGCCGCCCACGTGCTGCAACTGCAGTCGATCGTCCGGCGGGTGCCAGTGGGCGATCCGGTCTATCACTTCGCGCTCGACATCGTCCGCGCCACGCGGCCCAACGAGCCCACCGCCAGCGATTTCGTCCGCCATTGGCTGTCGTGGGGCGCCGGCCCGCGTGCGGGGCAGTACCTGATTCTCGCGGGCAAGGCGCGGGCGCTCATCCGCGGGCGTTTGTTCGTCACGATCGAGGACATCGAGGCGGTCGCCGCCCCGGTCTTGCGGCACCGCATCGTGCCGAACTTCAACGCCGAGGCCGAGGGGGTCAGCGTCGAGCAGATCATCGAGAAAATCCTGACCCTCGTGCCGCGCGGCAAGGGCGAGCGGTTGTTGTAG
- a CDS encoding protein kinase has product MPSLPSNLATTPDEIAGYRVVRRLGESSYLCLAPGDRHVVLKGLDPDCIIKGQLHPSVKERLARVRELAHAGVTNLYSVERDDGAVWLVWEHADAPTLADLMSSEPSQRDVWVVARELILAVESLHARGIVHGAIQERNVIVERSRQVRLTHVSPLLYTDPADDAVALLDLFERIAAPPFERLADLASSARGQAQPLRWARGELAGLIEERPRNTAMAEADVAPLESSTRKPMLIAALLLALMGIAFACGVVYVVEQRPPASPPTLLAR; this is encoded by the coding sequence ATGCCTTCACTACCGTCCAATCTCGCGACCACGCCCGACGAGATCGCCGGGTATCGGGTGGTGCGCCGGCTGGGTGAGTCGTCCTACCTCTGCCTTGCGCCTGGCGATCGTCATGTCGTGCTGAAGGGGTTGGACCCGGATTGCATCATCAAGGGCCAGTTGCACCCCAGCGTGAAGGAACGCCTTGCGCGCGTGCGCGAGTTGGCACACGCGGGCGTGACGAACCTCTATAGCGTCGAGCGCGACGATGGCGCCGTCTGGCTGGTGTGGGAACACGCCGATGCGCCGACGCTGGCCGATCTCATGTCGAGCGAGCCGTCGCAGCGGGACGTGTGGGTGGTGGCGCGGGAACTAATTCTGGCGGTCGAGTCGCTGCATGCGCGGGGCATCGTGCACGGCGCGATCCAAGAGCGCAACGTGATCGTCGAACGCTCGCGGCAGGTCCGGCTGACGCACGTCAGCCCGCTGCTCTACACCGATCCGGCCGACGACGCCGTTGCGCTGCTGGACCTGTTCGAGCGCATCGCGGCGCCACCGTTCGAACGATTGGCCGATCTGGCATCGAGCGCCCGTGGGCAGGCGCAACCGCTTCGCTGGGCACGAGGAGAACTCGCCGGGCTGATCGAAGAACGGCCGAGGAACACCGCCATGGCTGAAGCCGATGTTGCGCCACTGGAGTCATCGACGCGCAAGCCCATGCTGATCGCCGCGCTCCTGCTGGCTCTGATGGGGATCGCGTTCGCTTGTGGCGTGGTTTACGTGGTCGAGCAACGACCGCCCGCGAGCCCGCCAACCTTACTTGCGCGGTAA
- a CDS encoding phosphopantothenoylcysteine decarboxylase: MHDGREDHRQAGGYVRRTPIPAPLRFLITAGPTREPIDPVRYIGNRSSGKMGAALATAAIAQGHAVTLILGPVSLPMPADVERVDVETSQQMHDAVMAHLPSCDVLIMAAAVADYRPKNVSPSKLGRLGNLTLELEPTTDIVAAAAQIKSPHQRIVGFSLEHRGDLDRAREKMLRKRLDLMVFNPTETMDADAIEATLLTPDGQAEALAASSKTAFAQRLIDRAVALVGRQ; encoded by the coding sequence TTGCATGACGGAAGAGAAGACCACCGGCAAGCCGGCGGCTATGTAAGGAGAACACCCATTCCCGCCCCCCTGCGATTCCTGATCACCGCCGGGCCGACGCGCGAGCCGATCGACCCGGTGCGCTACATCGGCAACCGCAGCAGTGGGAAGATGGGTGCGGCGCTCGCGACCGCGGCGATCGCCCAGGGCCACGCCGTCACGCTCATTTTAGGTCCCGTGTCACTACCCATGCCCGCGGACGTGGAACGGGTGGACGTTGAGACGTCGCAGCAGATGCACGACGCGGTGATGGCGCACCTGCCGAGTTGCGACGTGCTGATCATGGCCGCCGCGGTGGCGGACTATCGGCCGAAGAACGTGTCGCCTTCCAAGCTCGGCCGGCTGGGGAACCTGACGCTGGAACTGGAGCCGACCACCGACATCGTCGCAGCGGCGGCGCAAATTAAGTCGCCGCACCAGCGCATCGTTGGCTTCAGCCTCGAACATCGTGGCGACCTAGACCGGGCGCGCGAGAAGATGCTCCGCAAACGGCTCGACCTGATGGTGTTCAACCCCACCGAGACCATGGACGCCGACGCGATTGAGGCGACGCTGCTCACGCCGGATGGACAGGCGGAAGCACTGGCCGCGAGTTCTAAGACGGCATTTGCGCAACGATTGATCGACCGCGCCGTGGCGCTGGTAGGCCGGCAGTAG
- a CDS encoding flavoprotein, with the protein MVHQPSTPSVEPGGKPLKSREINVAVCGGIAAYKMADVVSKLVQAGAGVTVIMTAEAQKFIAPLTFEALSGRPVRTDTFHLVETSDPQHIGLTERANLMLIGPATNNIIAKVAHGLCDDLVSLMICAAACPVVFAPAMNNRMWDHPIAQENVAKLRSVGYQFIGPDSGWLACRNVGAGRLSDPAVIVEEVTRMLTVPGALPAPVGPQVTTRQESSATI; encoded by the coding sequence ATGGTCCATCAGCCCTCCACTCCTTCAGTCGAACCGGGCGGAAAACCGCTAAAAAGCCGAGAAATCAACGTTGCGGTCTGCGGGGGCATTGCGGCTTACAAGATGGCCGACGTGGTCTCGAAGCTGGTGCAGGCGGGGGCGGGCGTGACCGTCATCATGACGGCCGAGGCCCAGAAGTTCATCGCCCCGCTGACGTTCGAGGCGTTATCGGGTCGGCCGGTACGGACGGACACGTTTCACCTGGTCGAAACGAGCGACCCGCAGCACATCGGACTGACGGAACGGGCGAACCTGATGCTAATCGGGCCCGCGACCAACAACATCATCGCGAAGGTCGCCCATGGGCTGTGCGATGATCTGGTCAGCCTGATGATCTGCGCTGCAGCCTGCCCGGTCGTTTTCGCGCCGGCGATGAACAACCGCATGTGGGATCATCCGATCGCGCAGGAAAACGTCGCGAAGCTGCGGTCGGTGGGTTACCAGTTCATCGGTCCTGATAGTGGCTGGCTGGCCTGCCGCAATGTGGGCGCGGGTCGACTGAGCGACCCCGCGGTGATCGTTGAGGAAGTGACTCGAATGCTGACGGTTCCCGGCGCCCTGCCCGCGCCCGTGGGGCCGCAGGTGACGACGCGACAGGAATCATCCGCAACCATATAG
- a CDS encoding sigma-70 family RNA polymerase sigma factor yields the protein MTATSMRIVAAPADVPLSETDDESLALRLKDGDDAASEELVRRYAQPLLRYLHRLSGSEHAAEELFQQTWLSVLEHVDRFNPSAGGGFRAWLYRIATNKANDLWRSRGREKNAKAGLKLVTDESFPDASHRMAGSEQEQKLKRALAQLPEPQRQVLLLRYYSELKFVEIAEMLGCPLNTALGRMHKAMQKLKQMME from the coding sequence ATGACAGCGACTTCAATGCGAATAGTGGCCGCGCCGGCAGACGTGCCGCTGTCGGAGACCGATGACGAGTCGCTGGCGCTCCGTCTGAAGGACGGGGACGACGCGGCGTCCGAAGAGCTCGTCCGGCGATACGCCCAGCCTCTGTTGCGATACCTGCATCGCCTCAGTGGCAGTGAACACGCGGCCGAGGAACTGTTCCAGCAGACGTGGCTCAGCGTGCTGGAACACGTCGACCGGTTTAATCCGTCGGCGGGGGGTGGTTTCCGGGCGTGGCTGTACCGCATCGCGACCAACAAGGCCAACGATCTCTGGCGGTCGCGCGGGCGGGAGAAGAACGCCAAGGCCGGGCTGAAGCTCGTCACAGATGAATCGTTCCCCGACGCCAGCCACCGCATGGCCGGGTCGGAACAGGAACAAAAGCTCAAGCGAGCCCTGGCCCAGCTGCCCGAACCGCAACGGCAGGTACTGCTTTTGCGGTACTACAGCGAACTGAAGTTCGTTGAGATCGCCGAGATGCTGGGATGTCCGCTGAACACCGCCCTTGGGCGCATGCACAAGGCGATGCAGAAGTTGAAGCAGATGATGGAATAG
- a CDS encoding response regulator, giving the protein MNATKVKDVLTTGEVAKICNVAPRTVSKWFDSGALHGYRIPGSKDRRIPLNQLIRFMKHHGMPLNGLMTGSSRIMIVDDEQDIVEVLEKILEGEAKYEVEVAKGGFAAGISAEKYRPHVILLDMHLRDLDGRELAKHVKANPDLQLTKVIAMSGKMSEDELKALTTQGFDGYLKKPFHVRQVIEAIEDAMAVVY; this is encoded by the coding sequence ATGAACGCAACGAAAGTCAAAGACGTGCTGACGACCGGCGAAGTCGCAAAGATCTGTAATGTCGCCCCACGGACCGTTTCCAAATGGTTCGACAGTGGCGCGTTGCACGGCTACCGCATTCCGGGCAGCAAGGACCGCCGGATCCCGCTGAACCAGCTGATCCGCTTCATGAAGCACCACGGCATGCCGCTCAACGGCCTGATGACCGGCAGCAGCCGCATCATGATCGTCGACGACGAGCAGGACATCGTCGAGGTGCTCGAGAAGATCCTCGAAGGTGAAGCCAAGTACGAGGTCGAGGTCGCCAAGGGTGGCTTCGCCGCCGGCATCAGCGCCGAGAAGTACCGCCCACACGTGATCCTGCTGGACATGCACCTGCGCGACTTGGACGGCCGCGAGCTGGCCAAGCACGTGAAGGCCAACCCGGACCTGCAGCTGACCAAGGTGATCGCGATGAGCGGCAAGATGAGCGAGGACGAGCTCAAGGCCCTCACCACCCAAGGCTTCGACGGCTACCTGAAGAAGCCGTTCCACGTACGCCAGGTCATCGAGGCCATCGAGGACGCGATGGCCGTGGTGTACTAA